CcaattaatatatacagGATATTTCATACGTCTAACCCCACTTCTCGTCAGTGCGAAAGAATTACCAGAAACGTTAAACTCTTTGGAATAGTTTTTGCCCCACATAACATTGTGCCTTTTCGAATATTTCAGCCAGTGCATTCTTTTGAACCCAGATACTGGGCTTTTCATTATGCAACAATCAGCTTCAAGAGCTTCAAATTCGGTCGATGGTAAAATATTGGTGAGATCTCGAATAGTCTCCTCTTGGATATtatatagtttttttttgaaccTTTTTATCATACTCTGGTCTGAAATATTACTTGAAAAGTTTAACATTACACTTATGACATCACGATATAATTTCTTTCGTAAGTACCTTTCTAATAGTATTTTTGAGTTCTGTCTCTTATTGACATACAGATGTAAAGGCAAACAAAAATCGCTTCTACCTGGCTTAATGACTAAACCTGTAACTTTTTGGAACTCCTTCTGTGCCAATTTTGACTGTTTGTCAACATATGTTTTATATTGGTCACAATCGCTCTTTATAAAACCGTATctatgataataatacatCAACTCCTTGAAGTGTTCCCTTTTAGCTGATATTTGCTCTTTGGACATGTTGCTATCCAGTTCGGCCGATGCCGCACCCAACTGATGTTTGGCAATATCTCGTTCATGTGGTTTACCAAATATGTCTACCAGATGCAATTCGTCGTTAACCTTATTATTATGAAATTTGAGATTCTTTATCATCGATGCTCTCCTTTGCttatttactatttttggCATCTTCAGTTTGATCAGCTTATAGGGTCTTAATTTACTGAGCACATGCTTAGGTATATTTGAGAAAGATTTGTCCTCGTATTCAATACCACTAATGGATGCCTGCCAAGGTATTACCTTCTTCTGTTCACTATTATCAATATTCCAGTCGTTATCCTTCACCGATTCCAAAAACTCATCCAAGCTTTTCTCGCCGCCATCATCGGAAGCATTGATGACTCTAAAATTTTTCGATAGTAATACACCGTTGTCGAAGAAACTAGGCATAGACTTCATACTTGCTAGCTTCCCCAGGAATAATGGCTTTGAACCGGCAAATAACCCCTCTAAATGAATCTCTTGATCAGTTAAATGATCAGTCGATGAGACGCTCGGCACAAGTGTCGTAGGTTTCTTTGCTGACGAGATATCCTTTTTCAGTTCCCGTTTCCATTTCGTTTCACTTGTCTTATCTCCACCAGATGGTTCTAATAGATCAGCGTCATTAACTACACCATTCAAAGCAGTAGTATTGTCCTGTAACTTTACCTCTgtgttttccttttctttcaatacAGCACCAGACTTCCTCCTACCTTGTGAGAATTGCCGGTACTGCCTGCAGATCCTCGGCACAAACCTCATAATCCTATACTGTCTACTATTTACCAGGCTCATTAGAACATATCCCGCTTCAAAATAGATTTCGCAAATTCAATGACTCACACAATCTAAAGCACTAATACCAACAGTTAACAGAGAGACTGAGCGcaacaaaattaaataagAGCCCAGGTTGCCTTCAAGCTGGAACACAAATATCTGAACAATAGTATCAACTAGTTCTTGTGAACATTAAATCAAACCTTTTAAGTATCCAGGCCTGATTATTTCTCATATGCATTCTGAAATTTCATGAATTTTCGCAACTCCCCTTGTGAAGTCCCAAGAATCGAAAATTCGAAGGCGAAAACCTATTCGAGCCACAATAAAAACTGATTATGATATGAGAAGAGTTAGAAACTGCGATGTATTTTGTGTATATATTGATCTGGAGACTAGTGGACAGAGTACGAACGGAATTGAGAATATGATGTCCAGAGCAGGTGCCAGTTTTGCTGTTTTCAACAAGCAATTGGACGCTGATCTTCATGCGCTCGTTGCGGAAGCACGCAGGCGTAATTCCGAGGTTAAAGAAGCCAGCCACAAGTCTATAGAGATATTAAAGACCATTAAGACCATCAATGACTTAGAGAACCATCCGGACTTTGTGGTCCCGTTTGCGCTAGCGTGCAAGACCAAGAATGCTAAGATGACCACAATTGCGATGCAATGCCTACAAAACATGGCTTCAACAAGGTGTATTCCAGAGAAAAGGATGGATATGATATTAGATGCGTTTATCGAAGCTACACAACTTGCCATGGATATACAATTGAAAGTGTTGCAATTGGTccctatttttttcaaaacataTTCCAGTTATCTGAAAGGTGGACTATGTAAGAAGCTACTGTACTGTTGCACTTCCCTTCTCAGAGTTCCAAATAAGGCTCCTATTGTGGCCGGGACTGCAAGTGCTACTTTACAACAATTAATGGACGAGATTTTTGATAGACTAAGTGACAAAACTTTAGAAAGTAACAacgatgaggatgaagacTTCGAAGTTCTAGTAAATAACAATGACTTCATTAAAGTAAATGCCTTTAGATACGATGCAAATTTGGTATTTTCCAATTTATGCTCTATAGTGGACACTAAATCCACCGAGAAAACGGACAACTCATTACTAGATATAACAGACATCTCCACAGATTTAGCGCTAGAAATTTTGGAATCCATATTACAAAATGGCAAGCAATTTTTAATAGAGTACGAGGATTTGCAATTTGTATTGAGGATAAAAACAATTCCATTATTGCTAAGGTGCATGTCTAACTCTAAACAATTCTCTACAGTTCTACGTTGTTTCAGATGTATTCGGCTAC
This is a stretch of genomic DNA from Nakaseomyces glabratus chromosome M, complete sequence. It encodes these proteins:
- the MRX6 gene encoding Mrx6p (CAGL0M03685g~Has domain(s) with predicted mitochondrion localization) is translated as MSLVNSRQYRIMRFVPRICRQYRQFSQGRRKSGAVLKEKENTEVKLQDNTTALNGVVNDADLLEPSGGDKTSETKWKRELKKDISSAKKPTTLVPSVSSTDHLTDQEIHLEGLFAGSKPLFLGKLASMKSMPSFFDNGVLLSKNFRVINASDDGGEKSLDEFLESVKDNDWNIDNSEQKKVIPWQASISGIEYEDKSFSNIPKHVLSKLRPYKLIKLKMPKIVNKQRRASMIKNLKFHNNKVNDELHLVDIFGKPHERDIAKHQLGAASAELDSNMSKEQISAKREHFKELMYYYHRYGFIKSDCDQYKTYVDKQSKLAQKEFQKVTGLVIKPGRSDFCLPLHLYVNKRQNSKILLERYLRKKLYRDVISVMLNFSSNISDQSMIKRFKKKLYNIQEETIRDLTNILPSTEFEALEADCCIMKSPVSGFKRMHWLKYSKRHNVMWGKNYSKEFNVSGNSFALTRSGVRRMKYPVYINWTTYDSTFRAWNHYNM